From Papilio machaon chromosome 2, ilPapMach1.1, whole genome shotgun sequence, the proteins below share one genomic window:
- the LOC106717621 gene encoding dynein regulatory complex subunit 5: MKIPYVVSTNSRNAYRTAEFMQQSNGEVQRRIIAENFEWDDGYTPPPLSFVAAIALSKIFHRINPLNRILRKDRDILMDLFPADIPLKYSVRLIEDEQYWKRSFNIKFPTRLELGVSFWKGKYLSTCLQEYLENAKPDLFLEDEAVELASLVSPYIYQLGLNQLQIIRQPKPPVPDPNTVEDNCEFSVPKLYDHIPLEPVLRKLYNLQEISLVFGLNNLGDEYMPRYFEFSIRDCESLCRGLEHLNHIKTIRINRSNLDCSKVKVILQNLVKKETIEELDFNHCKIGDYGMKALGGFIYVHKNIRRIRIANNRFKEIGVAGIAYALQMNPEAPIELIDFSLNPMSLQCATTFAAAFVRCKEKPKTLIVNSCGFRGASAEKMAGLLCLNRGLTRLDMAANNLSGEAEATLLSALEQNKKILRIDLRRTHISEETQAKVDELLERNRNLIGQESEASEEIPPLYLNEPEYMIWEYNPNNPDYIPGRYPERVPEI, from the exons ATGAAGATTCCCTATGTTGTATCAACAAACTCAAGAAATGCGTATCGCACGGCCGAGTTTATGCAACAATCGAACGGCGAAGTGCAACGCAGAATAATAGCGGAAAATTTCGAATGGGATGATGGGTATACACCTCCACCGCTCTCGTTCGTAGCAGCTATTGCTCTGTCAAAGATTTTTCATCGAATCAATCCACTCAATAGAATACTAAGGAAAGATAGAGACATATTAATGGATTTATTTCCAGCTGATATACCCCTCAAATATAGCGTCCGCTTAATAGAG GATGAGCAATATTGGAAGCGTTCATTTAACATCAAGTTCCCAACGAGGCTGGAACTCGGAGTCTCCTTCTggaaaggaaaatatctatCGACATGTTTGCAAGAATACTTGGAAAATGCTAAACCTGATCTTTTCCTTGAAGATGAAGCAGTGGAGTTGGCCTCTTTG gTTAGTccttatatttatcaattagGATTGAATCAGCTACAAATAATTCGTCAACCAAAACCGCCAGTACCGGATCCCAATACAGTCGAAGACAATTGCGAATTTAGTGTACCTAAACTGTACGACCACATACCACTGGAACCTGTCCTAAGAAAGCTATATAACCTGCAAGAAATATCTCTGGTGTTTGGACTCAATAATCTCGGCGATGAGTACATGCCAAGATACTTTGAATTTTCTATTCGAGACTGCGAATCTTTGTGCAGAGGTCTGGAACACTtgaatcatataaaaacaattcgaATAAATCGTAGCAACTTGGACTGTTCGAAGGTTAAGGTGATTCTGCAGAATCTTGTTAAGAAAGAAACTATCGAAGAGTTGGATTTCAATCATTGCAAAATTGGCGATTATGGAATGAAAGCCCTCGGTGGTTTCATATACGTTCATAAGAATATAAGAAGAATCCGCATCGCTAATAACAGATTTAAAGAAATAGGTGTCGCGGGCATAGCGTATGCTTTGCAGATGAATCCAGAGGCGCCGATAGAACTAATTG ACTTTAGTTTGAATCCAATGTCGCTGCAATGCGCGACAACGTTTGCGGCGGCATTTGTTCGCTGCAAAGAAAAGCCAAAGACTTTGATTGTCAACTCCTGCGGGTTCCGAGGAGCGAGCGCTGAAAAG ATGGCAGGTCTCTTGTGCTTAAACAGAGGTTTGACCAGGTTAGATATGGCAGCAAATAATTTGTCTGGTGAAGCAGAAGCAACATTACTGAGCGCGttggaacaaaataaaaagattctTCGAATTGATTTACGGAGAACGC ATATATCAGAAGAAACGCAAGCGAAAGTAGATGAATTGCTAGAACGTAATAGGAACCTTATCGGACAAGAGTCGGAGGCCAGTGAAGAAATACCGCCGCTGTACCTCAACGAACCAGAGTATATGATATGGGAGTATAATCCCAATAATCCTGATTACATTCCCGGAAGATATCCAGAACGTGTTCCcgaaatttaa